In Drosophila simulans strain w501 chromosome 3R, Prin_Dsim_3.1, whole genome shotgun sequence, a single window of DNA contains:
- the LOC6730088 gene encoding uncharacterized protein LOC6730088 isoform X1, with translation MSWLLGLLGLQVLFLWLLWLPGEILAIPTPLKLPGYTHRLTPYIKHWEAANFDRQVLQAAQVRHLEQARFRQKREVTPSASGLAHTIRLNFSAHDRDFRLVLRQQPHSVFAHDVEIENTLGPIDYDVSRIYTGSLEDDEGAHVQAILTSDNLLDGTIETQAEHYYIEPAHRYSQQLAESGVHSIVYKLSDVNMQKQQFTGGGINSAAPAKTHCASEKLRKKRWLPEELAMSDAPAPTYNRNPPLPLDLEVPYNDDFRVLASEEDKSEESPRKYPTTSTTRSTVRSTESFLATLTKPTSNRNILVNNYNPSNLGEGSRSYSSGNNNANSNSNNNNSNNNNNNNSNNNVRKLYTKHKNIIVSTYNRPIEPEFGTPYEEPNNNGTRELPSNFFNANWTTLFLGNNNNGNDRPSHKTHVEIITKNGATKKPNIIVNNYNPEIIFAPNPHNPSFNSMMMTNLLSGRGGEDIHSSPRLLYDRKTTCMLYLQADHTFFQKMGSEEASIEAITRHVQRANTIYRNTDFNNDGKPDNITFMIKRIKVHNMNAMKDPSYRFPGNYGVEKFLELFSEEDYDAFCLAYMFTYRDFEMGTLGLAWTGDLKNAGGVCEKNGHYRGSLKSLNTGIVTLLNYGKHVPPAVSHVTLAHEIGHNFGSPHDPEQCTPGGEDGNFIMFARATSGDKKNNNKFSTCSLKSIEPVLNAKARSMKGCFTEPQSSICGNGVVEPGEQCDCGWEEDCKDSCCFPMSRQPRLDETPCTLTPHARCSPSQGPCCTTDCKLKFGDKCRDDNGCRDPSFCDGRVPQCPPSVNKPNKTICNKEFVCYMGDCTGSICLAYGLESCQCIPGPQDDRIKSCELCCKLPGEDSPCRSSFEWNEAPFDVPDMYSKPGTPCNDYNGYCDVFQKCREVDPSGPLATLRKLLLSEESIASFKKWMQHNWYTVALAAVGVILLLALSTKLLAKRSNLKLKSVTIIHSATTETVRLPENNNGVIVHTAVRTKVPFKKKVRGERTKKPGTGAVAGAGVTAAAAAATRSAAKSSANPEPKKTTRSQALAKKKSLEEEPKKSSKKVGKHMKEIIDYSNRNNNGDDASNLSTTNNHTNTFGKVQKWLLESPIVAQPLSHIEHSSRVRKVMSKSQSTPERLVQKTPQKTKSMGNLSNEKVKLQVVYKPPFKFSLRLSKKPKVKTHVVGAGVRPKRSQKTSNRTGGQSSSKEVSTRAKRSALLLCNEAEDDNQILTLNEPNYETLKPPTPPRSMEHCYENVDMQAEASSSKPSSSSKVAPSSQNRASLEVAPPVPAQRNSYRRSNSLSTHNPFAAAPRRSSSKASGSVNLTRNFGSTQNLINLSQNLSKNKKRSSLNLKASGSGATRSGKDPPTMGVASPQRRSSSNANLRRDSSVSSSKAVPVPPTRNSRNSFSNIPRASLGGANSNAAVSTGAPPPSFSRQSSSSTATSSSSITPGLTTGVALQQSASTSAMQRHPPSQPTRRSLHNFRTRSTGTGAAAGKPGAAVPSAAATSAGAASAAASNENNELPSDLEVVVSDVENLVS, from the exons ATGAGCTGGCTGCTGGGCCTTCTCGGGCTCCAGGTCCTGTTCCTCTGGCTCCTGTGGCTGCCTGGCGAGATCCTGGCCATTCCCACGCCACTCAAGCTGCCAG GCTACACCCACAGGCTGACGCCCTACATCAAGCACTGGGAGGCGGCGAACTTCGATCGCCAGGTGCTGCAGGCGGCGCAGGTCAGGCACCTGGAGCAGGCTCGCTTCCGGCAGAAGAGAGAGGTGACCCCCTCGGCGAGTGGACTGGCGCACACCATCCGCTTGAATTTCTCCGCCCACGACAG AGATTTCCGCTTGGTGCTGCGTCAACAGCCGCATTCGGTGTTCGCCCACGATGTGGAGATTGAGAACACTCTGGGCCCCATTGATTACGATGTGTCGCGCATTTATACGGGCAGCCTGGAGGACGACGAGGGGGCCCACGTCCAGGCGATCCTTACCAGCGACAACCTGTTGGACGGGACGATAGAGACCCAGGCGGAGCACTACTACATCGAGCCGGCGCACCGGTATTCCCAGCAGCTGGCCGAGAGCGGTGTCCACAGCATAGTCTATAAGTTAAGCGATGTAAATATGCAGAAGCAGCAGTTCACCGGCGGAGGAATCAACTCCGCCGCTCCCGCCAAGACGCACTGCGCCAGCGAGAAGCTGAGGAAGAAGCGCTGGCTGCCAGAGGAG CTGGCCATGTCGGACGCTCCGGCGCCCACGTACAATCGTAATCCGCCCCTGCCGCTGGACTTGGAGGTGCCCTACAATGATGACTTTCGCGTCCTGGCCTCCGAAGAGGACAAGAGCGAGGAGTCGCCGCGGAAGTACCCAACCACGTCCACAACCAGGAGCACTGTGCGCAGCACCGAGAGCTTCCTGGCCACGCTGACTAAGCCCACGTCGAACCGCAACATACTTGTAAATAACTACAATCCCTCCAATCTCGGCGAGGGGAGTCGCAGctacagcagcggcaacaacaacgccaacAGCAATagtaacaacaataacagcaacaacaacaataataataatagtaataacaATGTGCGGAAGTTGTACACGAAACACAAGAACATTATTGTGAGCACGTACAACCGACCCATCGAACCGGAATTCGGAACGCCCTACGAGGAGCCGAATAACAATGGCACCCGCGAGCTGCCCAGTAACTTCTTCAATGCCAACTGGACGACGCTCTTTCTgggaaacaacaacaatggcaacgaCCGGCCCAGCCACAAGACGCATGTGGAGATTATCACGAAAAACGGAGCCACCAAGAAGCCAAACATCATTGTAAACAACTACAATCCGGAGATCATATTCGCCCCCAATCCGCACAATCCCAGTTTCAACAGCATGATGATGACGAACCTGCTGAGCGGAAGGGGTGGCGAGGACATACACAGCTCTCCCAGGCTGCTCTACGACCGCAAGACCACCTGTATGCTCTACCTGCAGGCGGACCACACGTTCTTCCAAAAGATGGGCTCAGAAGAGGCGTCCATAGAAGCCATCACTCGGCACGTACAGCGGGCCAACACAATCTACCGGAACACAGACTTCAACAACGATGGGAAGCCGGACAACATCACCTTCATGATCAAACGCATCAAGGTGCACAACATGAACGCGATGAAGGATCCCAGCTACCGATTCCCCGGCAACTACGGCGTGGAAAAGTTTCTGGAGCTGTTTTCGG AGGAGGACTACGatgccttttgtttggcttacaTGTTCACTTACCGTGACTTCGAGATGGGAACCTTGGGATTGGCCTGGACGGGAGATCTCAAGAACGCTGGCGGAGTCTGCGAAAAGAATGGTCACTACCGGGGGTCGCTTAAGTCACTCAATACAGGAATAGTCACTTTGTTGAACTATGGAAAGCATGTGCCACCAGCTGTCTCCCATGTGACTTTGGCccacgaaattggccacaactttgGATCACCA CACGATCCGGAGCAGTGTACGCCTGGTGGCGAGGATGGTAACTTCATCATGTTTGCCCGCGCCACTTCGGGCGacaagaagaacaacaacaagttcAGCACCTGCTCTCTGAAATCAATAGAGCCCGTGCTGAATGCCAAGGCACGTTCCATGAAGGGCTGCTTCACCGAGCCGCAGTCGTCGATTTGCGGCAATGGTGTGGTGGAGCCGGGCGAGCAGTGCGACTGCGGCTGGGAGGAGGACTGCAAGGACTCGTGTTGCTTTCCCATGTCAAGGCAACCTCGTCTGGATGAAACTCCGTGCACTCTAACGCCGCATGCCCGCTGCAGTCCCTCGCAAGGTCCCTGCTGCACCACCGATTGCAAGCTGAAGTTCGGTGACAAGTGTCGGGATGATAACGGCTGTCGGGATCCTTCATTCTGTGATGGGCGAGTGCCCCAGTGTCCTCCGTCGGTGAACAAGCCCAACAAAACCATCTGCAACAAGGAGTTCGTCTGCTACATGGGCGACTGTACGGGTAGCATATGCTTGGCCTATGGTCTGGAATCGTGCCAGTGCATTCCCGGACCGCAGGACGATCGGATTAAGTCATGCGAGCTGTGTTGCAAGCTGCCGGGAGAGGACAGTCCCTGCCGGAGTTCCTTCGAGTGGAATGAGGCGCCCTTCGATGTGCCCGATATGTACTCAAAGCCTGGAACGCCCTGCAATGATTACAATGG ATACTGTGATGTCTTTCAAAAGTGCAGGGAGGTGGATCCCTCTGGTCCACTGGCCACGTTGCGCAAGCTCCTGCTTTCCGAAGAGAGCATCGCCAGCTTTAAGAAGTGGATGCAGCACAACTGGTACACAGTAGCCTTAGCTGCTGTAGGCGTTATCCTGCTCCTG GCGCTGAGCACAAAGCTGCTGGCGAAGCGGTCGAATCTGAAGCTTAAGTCCGTCACCATTATACACAGCGCCACCACGGAAACAGTGCGTCTTCCGGAGAACAATAACGGCGTGATAGTGCATACAGCCGTGAGGACAAAGGTACCTTTCAAGAAGAAGGTTCGTGGCGAGCGAACCAAGAAGCCAGGAACGGGAGCAGTAGCTGGAGCGGGAGTTACAGCcgcggctgcagctgcaacccGAAGTGCAGCCAAAAGCAGTGCCAATCCGGAGCCAAAGAAGACCACTAGGAGCCAAGCGTTGGCCAAGAAGAAATCGCTCGAGGAGGAGCCCAAGAAGTCCAGCAAGAAGGTGGGCAAGCACATGAAGGAGATCATCGACTATTCCAaccgcaacaacaatggcgacGATGCCTCCAATTTGTCGACCACCAATAACCACACCAACACCTTTGGCAAGGTGCAAAAGTGGCTACTCGAGTCGCCAATCGTGGCTCAACCCTTGTCCCACATTGAGCACAGCTCTCGAGTTCGCAAGGTGATGAGCAAGTCGCAATCAACGCCGGAGAGACTGGTGCAAAAGACACCGCAGAAAACCAAGTCCATGGGTAATCTGTCCAACGAGAAGGTCAAACTGCAGGTGGTTTACAAGCCGCCCTTCAAGTTTTCCCTGAGATTGTCCAAGAAACCGAAAGTGAAGACCCATGTGGTGGGCGCAGGTGTAAGGCCAAAGAGAAGTCAAAAGACCAGTAACCGAACTGGGGGGCAGTCCTCCTCGAAGGAAGTGTCTACGCGCGCCAAGAGGAGTGCCCTTCTGCTCTGCAACGAGGCGGAGGACGATAACCAGATCCTCACCCTCAACGAACCCAACTACGAGACCTTGAAGCCACCAACGCCTCCACGTTCCATGGAACACTGCTACGAGAATGTGGATATGCAGGCAGAGGCCTCCAGTTCGAAGCCCAGTAGTAGCAGCAAAGTGGCTCCTAGCTCACAGAACAGAGCCAGCTTAGAGGTGGCTCCTCCAGTTCCTGCGCAGCGGAATTCCTATCGCAGATCTAACTCCCTGTCCACCCACAATCCATTTGCGGCCGCTCCtcgccggagcagcagcaaggcCAGCGGATCGGTGAACCTCACGCGTAACTTTGGCAGCACCCAAAATCTGATTAATCTCAGTCAAAATCTGTCCAAAAACAAGAAGCGCAGCAGTCTGAACCTGAAGGCTAGCGGTAGTGGAGCCACCAGAAGCGGGAAAGACCCGCCAACTATGGGAGTCGCCTCGCCACAGAGACGCTCCTCGTCCAATGCCAATCTCCGCAGGGACAGCAGCGTGTCCTCCTCAAAGGCAGTGCCTGTTCCGCCCACAAGGAACTCGCGGAATAGCTTTAGCAATATTCCTAGGGCCAGTTTGGGTGGAGCAAACAGCAATGCCGCCGTTAGCACTGGAGCACCTCCGCCCAGTTTCTCTCGCCAATCTTCCAGCAGCACGGCCACCAGCAGCTCATCCATCACTCCAGGCCTAACCACCGGAGTGGCGTTGCAGCAATCCGCGTCCACCAGCGCCATGCAGCGTCACCCGCCCTCGCAGCCCACGAGGAGAAGCCTCCACAACTTCAGGACGCGCTCCACAGGCacaggagctgcagctggaaagccaggagcagcagtccCTTCTGCAGCAGCAACCTCTGCAGGAGccgcatctgcagcagcatcgAACGAGAACAACGAGCTGCCGTCGGATCTGGAGGTGGTTGTGTCCGATGTGGAGAACTTGGTTAGCTAA
- the LOC6730089 gene encoding dehydrogenase/reductase SDR family protein 7-like, which produces MKVQDMDKCAPSSDWNVLYWVLGTILMPVALPLAIINIWQRFQAQKYRNQLPGKVVLITGASSGLGESLAHVFYRAGCRVILAARRTQELERVKKDLLALDVDPAYPPTVLSLDLAELNSIPEFVTRVLAVYNQVDILINNGGISVRADVASTAVDVDLKVMVVNYFGSVALTKALLPSMVKRGSGHICFISSVQGKFAIPQRAAYSASKHAVQAFADSLRAEVANKNINVSCVSPGYIRTQLSLNALTGSGSSYGKMDETTAKGMSPDKLAERILQCILRKEPDIIVSDVQAKIAYYLRHLCPSLYFWIMAKRAVKLEKAEKKST; this is translated from the exons ATGAAAGTGCAGGACATGGACAAATGTGCTCCCAGCAGCGACTGGAACGTGCTTTATTGGGTGCTGGGCACGATCCTGATGCCGGTGGCACTTCCACTGGCCATCATCAACATTTGGCAGCGATTCCAGGCCCAGAAATACCGCAATCAATTGCCCGGCAAG GTTGTGCTCATCACGGGCGCCAGTTCGGGTCTGGGCGAATCTCTGGCCCACGTCTTCTACCGTGCTGGATGCAGGGTCATTTTGGCGGCACGTCGCACTCAGGAATTGGAGCGTGTTAAAAAGGACCTCCTCGCACTGGATGTG GATCCCGCTTATCCGCCGACAGTGCTTTCCTTGGATCTGGCTGAACTGAATTCCATTCCAGAATTTGTCACCCGGGTGCTGGCCGTGTACAACCAGGTGGACATACTCATCAACAACGGAGGGATCAGTGTGCGAGCAGATGTGGCATCCACGGCAGTGGATGTGGATCTTAAGGTGATGGTGGTTAACTACTTTGGCAGCGTTGCCCTGACCAAAG CTCTGCTTCCTTCGATGGTGAAACGTGGTAGTGGTCACATCTGCTTCATTAGCTCCGTTCAGGGAAAATTTGCCATTCCTCAAAGGGCTGCCTATTCCGCCTCGAAACATGCCGTGCAGGCCTTTGCCGATTCCCTGCGAGCCGAGGTGGCAAATAAGAACATTAACGTGTCCTGCGTGAGTCCTGGCTACATACGCACCCAGCTCTCATTAAATGCTTTGACAGGATCGGGGAGTAGCTATGGCA AAATGGATGAAACCACTGCCAAGGGCATGTCACCGGATAAGCTCGCAGAACGCATTCTGCAGTGCATTCTTCGCAAAGAACCGGACATTATTGTCAGCGATGTCCAGGCCAAGATCGCCTACTATCTGCGTCATCTTTGCCCGAGTCTCTACTTCTGGATCATGGCCAAGCGCGCCGTCAAACTGGAGAAAGCTGAGAAGAAGTCCACTTGA
- the LOC6730090 gene encoding complex I intermediate-associated protein 30, mitochondrial: protein MNSLLRQGLRLGCCLPAVQQQIHTTAVHRTFWEREKKSGYKTKLPEPSKKQMIMDGLRDLKEEMKLWRQEVKEKFESDPILVFRPGETDVVFDFKAPDVLDKWTVTTDADHGEGKSTATLELSAAGAGLFHGEVNSNHTKDGIIKRTGYANIRTKRVRKSFKRESTYDWTQYNMLIMKVRGDGRSYLINLHTEGYFDLMWNDIYHYVLYTRGGPHWQIAKIPFSKFFLSSKGRVQDRQGAIPLNRVTHFGFSVAAKKGMDGPFGLEIDYVGLEFDPSHREEFAYEMYQTPKYIVAT, encoded by the exons ATGAATAGCCTCCTGCGACAAGGACTCCGCCTGGGCTGCTGCCTTCCGGCTGTCCAGCAGCAAATCCACACCACCGCCGTGCACAGGACATTCTGGGAGCGCGAGAAGAAGTCCGGCTACAAGACCAAGCTGCCGGAACCCTCGAAAAAGCAGATGATCATGGACGGATTGAGGGACCTCAAGGAGGAGATGAAGCTGTGGCGCCAGGAGGTCAAGGAGAAGTTCGAAAGTGATCCCATCCTGGTCTTCCGGCCGGGTGAAACGGATGTGGTGTTCGATTTCAAGGCACCGGATGTGCTGGACAAGTGGACGGTGACCACGGATGCGGATCACGGCGAGGGTAAGAGTACTGCCACCCTGGAACTGAGTGCAGCCGGCGCAGGACTCTTCCATGGTGAAGTCAACTCGAATCACACCAAGGATGGCATTATCAAAAGGACGGGATACGCGAACATACGCACGAAGAGAGTGCGG AAATCCTTCAAGCGCGAGTCCACCTATGACTGGACGCAGTACAACATGTTAATCATGAAGGTGCGAGGTGATGGACGCAGCTACCTGATCAACCTGCACACCGAGGGCTACTTCGACCTGATGTGGAACGACATCTACCACTATGTTCTGTACACGCGTGGAGGTCCCCACTGGCAGATAGCGAAGATTCCCTTCTCTAAGTTCTTCCTCTCCTCCAAGGGACGTGTCCAGGATCGCCAGGGCGCCATACCGCTGAACAGGGTCACCCACTTCGGATTCTCCGTTGCCGCGAAGAAGGGAATGGATGGTCCGTTTGGCCTGGAAATAGACTATGTGGGTCTGGAGTTCGATCCCAGTCATCGCGAGGAATTCGCCTACGAAATGTACCAGACTCCCAAATACATCGTGGCCACGTAA
- the LOC6730088 gene encoding uncharacterized protein LOC6730088 isoform X2: MSWLLGLLGLQVLFLWLLWLPGEILAIPTPLKLPGYTHRLTPYIKHWEAANFDRQVLQAAQVRHLEQARFRQKREVTPSASGLAHTIRLNFSAHDRDFRLVLRQQPHSVFAHDVEIENTLGPIDYDVSRIYTGSLEDDEGAHVQAILTSDNLLDGTIETQAEHYYIEPAHRYSQQLAESGVHSIVYKLSDVNMQKQQFTGGGINSAAPAKTHCASEKLRKKRWLPEELAMSDAPAPTYNRNPPLPLDLEVPYNDDFRVLASEEDKSEESPRKYPTTSTTRSTVRSTESFLATLTKPTSNRNILVNNYNPSNLGEGSRSYSSGNNNANSNSNNNNSNNNNNNNSNNNVRKLYTKHKNIIVSTYNRPIEPEFGTPYEEPNNNGTRELPSNFFNANWTTLFLGNNNNGNDRPSHKTHVEIITKNGATKKPNIIVNNYNPEIIFAPNPHNPSFNSMMMTNLLSGRGGEDIHSSPRLLYDRKTTCMLYLQADHTFFQKMGSEEASIEAITRHVQRANTIYRNTDFNNDGKPDNITFMIKRIKVHNMNAMKDPSYRFPGNYGVEKFLELFSEEDYDAFCLAYMFTYRDFEMGTLGLAWTGDLKNAGGVCEKNGHYRGSLKSLNTGIVTLLNYGKHVPPAVSHVTLAHEIGHNFGSPHDPEQCTPGGEDGNFIMFARATSGDKKNNNKFSTCSLKSIEPVLNAKARSMKGCFTEPQSSICGNGVVEPGEQCDCGWEEDCKDSCCFPMSRQPRLDETPCTLTPHARCSPSQGPCCTTDCKLKFGDKCRDDNGCRDPSFCDGRVPQCPPSVNKPNKTICNKEFVCYMGDCTGSICLAYGLESCQCIPGPQDDRIKSCELCCKLPGEDSPCRSSFEWNEAPFDVPDMYSKPGTPCNDYNGYCDVFQKCREVDPSGPLATLRKLLLSEESIASFKKWMQHNWYTVALAAVGVILLLFMRLLTQMLRDQVEAKAQARAQALGAEHKAAGEAVESEA, translated from the exons ATGAGCTGGCTGCTGGGCCTTCTCGGGCTCCAGGTCCTGTTCCTCTGGCTCCTGTGGCTGCCTGGCGAGATCCTGGCCATTCCCACGCCACTCAAGCTGCCAG GCTACACCCACAGGCTGACGCCCTACATCAAGCACTGGGAGGCGGCGAACTTCGATCGCCAGGTGCTGCAGGCGGCGCAGGTCAGGCACCTGGAGCAGGCTCGCTTCCGGCAGAAGAGAGAGGTGACCCCCTCGGCGAGTGGACTGGCGCACACCATCCGCTTGAATTTCTCCGCCCACGACAG AGATTTCCGCTTGGTGCTGCGTCAACAGCCGCATTCGGTGTTCGCCCACGATGTGGAGATTGAGAACACTCTGGGCCCCATTGATTACGATGTGTCGCGCATTTATACGGGCAGCCTGGAGGACGACGAGGGGGCCCACGTCCAGGCGATCCTTACCAGCGACAACCTGTTGGACGGGACGATAGAGACCCAGGCGGAGCACTACTACATCGAGCCGGCGCACCGGTATTCCCAGCAGCTGGCCGAGAGCGGTGTCCACAGCATAGTCTATAAGTTAAGCGATGTAAATATGCAGAAGCAGCAGTTCACCGGCGGAGGAATCAACTCCGCCGCTCCCGCCAAGACGCACTGCGCCAGCGAGAAGCTGAGGAAGAAGCGCTGGCTGCCAGAGGAG CTGGCCATGTCGGACGCTCCGGCGCCCACGTACAATCGTAATCCGCCCCTGCCGCTGGACTTGGAGGTGCCCTACAATGATGACTTTCGCGTCCTGGCCTCCGAAGAGGACAAGAGCGAGGAGTCGCCGCGGAAGTACCCAACCACGTCCACAACCAGGAGCACTGTGCGCAGCACCGAGAGCTTCCTGGCCACGCTGACTAAGCCCACGTCGAACCGCAACATACTTGTAAATAACTACAATCCCTCCAATCTCGGCGAGGGGAGTCGCAGctacagcagcggcaacaacaacgccaacAGCAATagtaacaacaataacagcaacaacaacaataataataatagtaataacaATGTGCGGAAGTTGTACACGAAACACAAGAACATTATTGTGAGCACGTACAACCGACCCATCGAACCGGAATTCGGAACGCCCTACGAGGAGCCGAATAACAATGGCACCCGCGAGCTGCCCAGTAACTTCTTCAATGCCAACTGGACGACGCTCTTTCTgggaaacaacaacaatggcaacgaCCGGCCCAGCCACAAGACGCATGTGGAGATTATCACGAAAAACGGAGCCACCAAGAAGCCAAACATCATTGTAAACAACTACAATCCGGAGATCATATTCGCCCCCAATCCGCACAATCCCAGTTTCAACAGCATGATGATGACGAACCTGCTGAGCGGAAGGGGTGGCGAGGACATACACAGCTCTCCCAGGCTGCTCTACGACCGCAAGACCACCTGTATGCTCTACCTGCAGGCGGACCACACGTTCTTCCAAAAGATGGGCTCAGAAGAGGCGTCCATAGAAGCCATCACTCGGCACGTACAGCGGGCCAACACAATCTACCGGAACACAGACTTCAACAACGATGGGAAGCCGGACAACATCACCTTCATGATCAAACGCATCAAGGTGCACAACATGAACGCGATGAAGGATCCCAGCTACCGATTCCCCGGCAACTACGGCGTGGAAAAGTTTCTGGAGCTGTTTTCGG AGGAGGACTACGatgccttttgtttggcttacaTGTTCACTTACCGTGACTTCGAGATGGGAACCTTGGGATTGGCCTGGACGGGAGATCTCAAGAACGCTGGCGGAGTCTGCGAAAAGAATGGTCACTACCGGGGGTCGCTTAAGTCACTCAATACAGGAATAGTCACTTTGTTGAACTATGGAAAGCATGTGCCACCAGCTGTCTCCCATGTGACTTTGGCccacgaaattggccacaactttgGATCACCA CACGATCCGGAGCAGTGTACGCCTGGTGGCGAGGATGGTAACTTCATCATGTTTGCCCGCGCCACTTCGGGCGacaagaagaacaacaacaagttcAGCACCTGCTCTCTGAAATCAATAGAGCCCGTGCTGAATGCCAAGGCACGTTCCATGAAGGGCTGCTTCACCGAGCCGCAGTCGTCGATTTGCGGCAATGGTGTGGTGGAGCCGGGCGAGCAGTGCGACTGCGGCTGGGAGGAGGACTGCAAGGACTCGTGTTGCTTTCCCATGTCAAGGCAACCTCGTCTGGATGAAACTCCGTGCACTCTAACGCCGCATGCCCGCTGCAGTCCCTCGCAAGGTCCCTGCTGCACCACCGATTGCAAGCTGAAGTTCGGTGACAAGTGTCGGGATGATAACGGCTGTCGGGATCCTTCATTCTGTGATGGGCGAGTGCCCCAGTGTCCTCCGTCGGTGAACAAGCCCAACAAAACCATCTGCAACAAGGAGTTCGTCTGCTACATGGGCGACTGTACGGGTAGCATATGCTTGGCCTATGGTCTGGAATCGTGCCAGTGCATTCCCGGACCGCAGGACGATCGGATTAAGTCATGCGAGCTGTGTTGCAAGCTGCCGGGAGAGGACAGTCCCTGCCGGAGTTCCTTCGAGTGGAATGAGGCGCCCTTCGATGTGCCCGATATGTACTCAAAGCCTGGAACGCCCTGCAATGATTACAATGG ATACTGTGATGTCTTTCAAAAGTGCAGGGAGGTGGATCCCTCTGGTCCACTGGCCACGTTGCGCAAGCTCCTGCTTTCCGAAGAGAGCATCGCCAGCTTTAAGAAGTGGATGCAGCACAACTGGTACACAGTAGCCTTAGCTGCTGTAGGCGTTATCCTGCTCCTG TTTATGAGACTTCTCACGCAAATGTTAAGGGATCAGGTCGAAGCCAAAGCGCAAGCAAGGGCCCAGGCCTTGG GCGCTGAGCACAAAGCTGCTGGCGAAGCGGTCGAATCTGAAGCTTAA